A window of Ignavibacterium sp. contains these coding sequences:
- a CDS encoding SGNH/GDSL hydrolase family protein, which yields MILLVYPVGEYFYKKRYRMSLEKYHTFLQLKPNIPDSVSDHNLNIFCLGGSTTEFKDKNGRDWPSLTEKVIKERYKIDSIKFYNLGKQWYTTQHSLINYIQNLRKFKPDVLLVMHNINDLLVNADFSRFSNGAFREDYGHFLGPEALMIKYGSLAEFIYNNFKLLWYRPKPFDVDTDYFPGLNSFKRNLTTIIELAKLDGTKVILMTQPNIYKSEMSDKELKSLTMLNKEAIGDGKRWTYNTAFRGIEAYNNAIKEIAILMNVPLIDLDKVVPKNLEYFYDDVHYNSITYDLISSFLADEIIKILQDR from the coding sequence ATGATACTACTTGTTTATCCGGTTGGGGAATATTTTTATAAAAAGAGATATAGAATGAGTCTTGAAAAGTATCATACTTTCCTTCAACTTAAACCAAATATTCCTGATTCTGTTTCGGATCACAATCTTAATATTTTTTGTCTGGGTGGATCAACAACTGAATTTAAAGATAAAAATGGAAGAGACTGGCCATCACTTACAGAAAAGGTGATTAAAGAAAGATATAAAATTGATTCTATAAAATTTTATAATCTCGGAAAACAGTGGTACACAACTCAGCATTCATTGATTAACTACATCCAGAATCTGAGAAAGTTTAAACCAGATGTTTTATTGGTTATGCATAACATTAATGATTTACTGGTTAATGCGGATTTTTCAAGGTTCAGTAATGGTGCATTCAGAGAGGACTATGGACATTTTCTTGGACCAGAAGCGCTTATGATTAAGTATGGTAGTCTTGCTGAATTTATTTATAATAACTTTAAATTACTTTGGTATAGACCCAAACCTTTTGATGTTGATACAGATTATTTCCCCGGTCTTAATTCTTTCAAGAGAAATCTTACAACAATTATTGAATTGGCAAAGTTAGACGGGACGAAAGTAATTCTTATGACTCAGCCAAATATTTATAAATCAGAAATGAGTGATAAAGAATTAAAATCTCTGACTATGTTAAATAAGGAAGCGATTGGTGATGGTAAAAGATGGACTTATAATACCGCATTCAGAGGAATAGAAGCTTATAATAATGCAATAAAAGAAATTGCTATTTTGATGAATGTACCTCTAATAGATCTTGATAAAGTGGTTCCTAAAAATCTTGAGTATTTTTATGATGATGTTCATTATAACAGTATAACATATGACCTGATCAGTTCGTTTCTGGCTGATGAAATTATAAAAATACTACAAGATAGGTGA